Proteins encoded in a region of the Cucumis sativus cultivar 9930 unplaced genomic scaffold, Cucumber_9930_V3 scaffold66, whole genome shotgun sequence genome:
- the LOC116406100 gene encoding lanC-like protein GCL1 produces MSSLLHLASSQEDREEGGGGGGIIQIIPPNTILLPSQTFLSAAVSFKNQVVELTWKQRGNADIGVDPTVYNGLLGTAVTCLRSYEATGNHQDLVLCSDIVDKCTVLARASHRHLTFLCGRGGVYALGAVVSHYMRDPQKLDFFFNLFLKAAEEKALPIGPEEGGFGMSYDLLYGRAGFLWAALFINKHLGEQRIPHDLLMSVVDAVLAGGRAGASDNPDCPLMFRWHGTRYYGAANGLAGILQVLLHFPLSKEDTDDVKGTLRYLMSKRFPHSGNYPSSEGSPRDKLVQWSHGATGIGITLCKASQVFHEDREFRDAAIEAGEVVWKNGLVKEVGLADGVAGNAYAFLSLYRLTGESVYEERARAFGTYLYHNASKLVATQNQVGGDRLFSLFHGLAGTACLWFDLLEPEKSRFPGYEL; encoded by the exons ATGTCTTCCCTCCTCCACCTCGCTTCATCTCAGGAAGATCGAGAAGAAggtggtggaggaggaggaatAATCCAGATTATTCCACCCAACactattcttcttccttctcaaaCCTTTCTCTCTGCAGCCGTCTCTTTCAAGAATCAG gttGTGGAGCTTACTTGGAAACAGAGAGGTAACGCGGATATTGGAGTTGATCCGACGGTGTATAACGGCTTACTTGGGACGGCGGTAACTTGCCTGAGATCGTACGAGGCCACCGGAAACCACCAGGACTTGGTATTGTGTTCTGATATTGTAGATAAATGTACGGTTCTAGCACGTGCCTCTCACAG GCACTTGACTTTTCTTTGTGGTAGAGGAGGAGTTTATGCTCTTGGCGCCGTGGTATCTCATTACATGAGGGACCCTCAAAAGCTTGacttcttcttcaatctttTTCTTAAG GCAGCAGAAGAGAAAGCACTCCCTATTGGACCTGAAGAAGGAGGTTTTGGAATGTCATATGATCTCCTGTATGGGCGAGCTGGGTTCTTATGGGCTGCCTTATTCATTAATAAGCATCTTGGAGAGCAGAGAATACCTCATGATCTTCTCATGTCCGTAGTTGATGCTGTTTTAGCGGGTGGCAGGGCGGGTGCATCCGACAACCCAGACTGCCCTTTGATGTTCAGATGGCATGGGACGAGATATTATGGTGCAGCCAACGGCCTGGCTGGTATCTTGCAAGTACTTTTGCATTTCCCACTTTCAAAAGAGGACACTGATGATGTTAAGGGGACGTTGAGATATTTGATGAGCAAAAGATTTCCACACAGCGGTAACTATCCCTCAAGTGAAGGCAGCCCAAGGGACAAATTAGTGCAATGGTCTCATGGGGCCACTGGCATTGGCATTACCCTCTGCAAGGCTTCACAG GTTTTCCATGAAGACAGGGAGTTCAGGGACGCTGCAATTGAAGCAGGGGAAGTAGTATGGAAAAATGGATTGGTAAAGGAAGTTGGACTTGCTGACGGTGTTGCCGGCAATGCATATGCCTTTCTTTCCCTTTATCGCCTTACCGGAGAGAGTGTCTATGAAGAAAGAGCCAGAGCATTTGGAACCTACCTGTATCATAATGCTAGCAAGCTTGTTGCTACCCAAAACCAGGTTGGAGGCGACcgtcttttctctcttttccatGGACTAGCTGGAACTGCATGCCTTTGGTTCGATTTGCTTGAACCTGAGAAGTCAAGGTTCCCAGGTTATGAATTATAG